Proteins encoded in a region of the Coriobacteriia bacterium genome:
- a CDS encoding polysaccharide deacetylase family protein, with the protein MANSRGRDTGDWNQHDDSPYASGSSRSAQGSPYSRNSRSAYDRGAYSQGGAGYGDPYEQGAQSSGEDPYAVPAAGRSRSRGASSARSGRVYQEGRGTAYSSTRPSAGRAAGVRPVTGGEYVPGLNSGGGRGGLTRRQMVAGGCAIGLVALLGVGGVTWWTHRAVACEVNGTQRDVPVSSTAQDLIKRGYAYPAAGNLVSISDEANPAVVLEQGGGNPYKLVVNGQEVDPESYRVGEGDQIEFQNGTDVVEESTKTETRTQPAGVQFRAPDGTLMDPNDGNTYYLSTIGCVAQWGREGVETVETGNVSGRVINHGVTQEAQDLIIAATHINPQGERPMVALTFDDGPADPYTAQYLDILAQYGAKATFFNLGDNALAYPELCKRCVDEGHQMASHTNSHQNLPQLPVDQMKAEVSSAYDSIESSCGVRPVVIRPPYGEYYCKNFLQTLGEMTYSAYWTVDSEDWRVAGQGQAGADAIIANCTKGLDATNYNGAVILMHDGGGDRSCDVMALPTLIETFQNLGYQFVTMDELIAADPAIPAWVSSGDPSIPADAVIPDLTPYI; encoded by the coding sequence ATGGCGAACTCACGCGGCCGCGATACCGGCGACTGGAACCAGCACGACGACTCTCCCTACGCCTCCGGTTCGTCCCGGTCGGCGCAGGGCTCGCCGTACAGCCGGAACAGCCGCAGCGCCTATGATCGTGGCGCGTACAGCCAGGGTGGCGCGGGCTACGGCGACCCCTACGAGCAGGGTGCGCAGTCTTCTGGCGAGGACCCCTACGCCGTCCCCGCCGCCGGGCGCTCCCGCTCCCGCGGCGCCTCCTCGGCGCGCTCCGGCCGCGTCTACCAGGAGGGCCGCGGCACGGCGTACTCCTCGACGCGTCCCTCCGCCGGCCGCGCCGCCGGCGTGCGCCCCGTCACGGGAGGCGAGTACGTCCCCGGCCTGAACAGCGGCGGCGGGCGGGGCGGCCTGACGCGCCGCCAGATGGTCGCGGGCGGCTGCGCGATCGGCCTGGTGGCGCTGCTGGGCGTGGGCGGCGTCACGTGGTGGACGCACCGCGCCGTGGCCTGCGAGGTCAACGGCACCCAGCGTGACGTGCCGGTGAGCTCGACGGCGCAGGACCTCATCAAGCGCGGCTACGCCTACCCGGCCGCCGGCAACCTCGTCTCCATCTCCGACGAGGCCAACCCCGCCGTGGTCCTGGAGCAGGGCGGTGGCAACCCCTACAAGCTCGTCGTCAACGGCCAGGAGGTCGACCCGGAGTCCTACCGCGTCGGCGAGGGCGACCAGATCGAGTTCCAGAACGGCACCGACGTCGTCGAGGAGTCCACGAAGACCGAGACGCGCACCCAGCCGGCCGGCGTGCAGTTCCGCGCCCCTGACGGCACGCTCATGGACCCCAATGACGGCAACACCTACTACCTGAGCACGATCGGCTGCGTGGCGCAGTGGGGCAGGGAGGGCGTCGAGACCGTCGAGACGGGCAACGTCTCGGGGCGCGTCATCAACCACGGCGTGACGCAGGAGGCCCAGGACCTCATCATCGCCGCCACGCACATCAACCCGCAGGGCGAGCGCCCCATGGTCGCGCTGACGTTCGACGACGGCCCGGCCGACCCCTACACGGCGCAGTACCTCGACATCCTCGCCCAGTACGGCGCCAAGGCCACGTTCTTCAACCTCGGCGACAACGCCCTGGCCTACCCGGAGCTGTGCAAGCGCTGCGTCGACGAGGGGCACCAGATGGCGAGCCACACCAACTCGCATCAGAATTTGCCGCAGCTCCCCGTCGACCAGATGAAGGCGGAGGTCTCCTCGGCGTACGACTCCATCGAGTCGTCGTGCGGCGTGCGCCCCGTCGTCATTCGCCCGCCGTATGGCGAGTACTACTGCAAGAACTTCCTGCAGACGCTGGGGGAGATGACGTACTCGGCCTATTGGACGGTCGACTCGGAGGACTGGCGCGTCGCAGGCCAGGGGCAGGCGGGTGCCGATGCCATTATCGCCAACTGCACGAAGGGGCTCGACGCCACGAACTACAACGGGGCCGTCATCCTGATGCACGACGGCGGTGGCGATCGCAGTTGCGACGTCATGGCGCTGCCGACGCTCATCGAGACGTTCCAGAACCTGGGCTACCAGTTCGTGACGATGGACGAGCTCATCGCGGCCGACCCGGCGATCCCCGCGTGGGTGAGCAGCGGCGATCCCTCCATCCCCGCCGACGCCGTCATCCCCGACCTCACGCCGTACATCTAG